A DNA window from Pogona vitticeps strain Pit_001003342236 chromosome 2, PviZW2.1, whole genome shotgun sequence contains the following coding sequences:
- the RAB11FIP4 gene encoding rab11 family-interacting protein 4 isoform X2, which yields MTLAQPEVHHESDMDSAIESAHSSEASDVCRSEEKDSVLGGLFLPGDKSSPLNPSAASDLSTYSTASLISNEEQFEDYGEGDDVDFTPSSPCPDDESRTNAYSDLGSSVSSSAGQTPRKMRHMYNSELLDVYCTQCCKKINLLNDLEARLKNLKANSPSRKISSTAFGRQLFHNSNFSSSNGSTEDLFRDSIDSCDNDITEKVTYLEKKVTELENDSLTNGDLKSKLKQENTQLVHRVHELEELLKDQETSAQQNLEEEIKRHREAYSKYEKEKTTEIELLNTRVHQLEEENCELKTTVLRLKSQTEKLDEERQRMSDRLEDTSLRLKDEMDLYKRMMDKLRQNRMEFNKEREATQELIEDLRKELEHLQLYKLECERPGRGRSSSSSLSEFSAKAREVEMEHEIKRLKQENQKLRDQNDDLNGQILSLSLYEAKNLFATQTKAQSLAAEIDTASRDELMEALKEQEEINYRLRQYMDKIILAILDHNPSILEIKN from the exons GTCAAGTCCCCTCAACCCATCTGCGGCGTCCGACCTTTCTACctattccactgcctccttgaTCAGCAACGAAGAACAGTTTGAAGACTACGGAGAAGGAGACGATGTGGACTTCACTCCCAGCAGCCCTTGCCCTGATGATGAAAGCAGAACAAATGCCTACTCTGACCTGGGCTCCTCTGTTTCTTCCAG TGCCGGCCAGACCCCAAGAAAAATGCGGCATATGTATAATAGTGAGCTCTTGGACGTCTACTGCACGCAGTGCTGCAAGAAAATCAACCTCCTTAATGACTTGGAAGCCAGGCTGAAAAACCTGAAAGCAAACAG CCCAAGCAGGAAAATATCTAGCACAGCTTTTGGAAG GCAGCTTTTCCACAACAGCAACTTCAGCAGCAGCAACGGCAGCACAGAAGACTTGTTCCGAGACAGCATCGACTCGTGCGACAACGATATCACTGAAAAG GTGACTTATTTAGAGAAAAAAGTGACAGAGCTGGAAAATGATAGCTTGACAAATGGTGACCTGAAGAGCAAATTGAAACAGGAGAACACGCAGCTCGTTCACAG GGTTCATGAACTGGAAGAACTCTTGAAAGACCAAGAGACCTCAGCTCAGCAGAATCTGGAAGAAGAGATAAAGAGGCACAGAGAGGCATACAGCAAgtatgaaaaagagaaaacaacagaaattgaACTACTGAACACAAG GGTTCATCAGCTTGAAGAGGAAAACTGTGAACTCAAAACCACAGTCTTACGACTGAAATCACAAACTGAGAAACTGGATGAG gAGAGGCAGCGGATGTCGGACAGATTGGAGGACACCAGTCTGCGGCTCAAGGACGAAATGGACTTGTACAAAAGAATGATGGACAAACTGAGGCagaacagaatggaatttaacaAGGAGAGGGAGGCGACTCAGGAG CTAATTGAGGATCTGCGGAAGGAGCTAGAACACCTCCAGCTGTATAAGCTTGAGTGCGAGCGCCCTGGCCGAGGGAGAAGTTCCTCCTCCAGCCTGAGCGAATTCAGTGCAAAGGCGAGAGAAGTGGAAATGGAGCATGAAATTAAGCGGCTAAAGCAG GAAAATCAGAAGCTTCGTGACCAGAATGATGACCTTAATGGGCAGATCCTTAGTCTTAGTCTTTATGAAGCCAAGAACCTTTTTGCAACCCAGACAAAAGCCCAGTCCTTGGCAGCTGAAATTGATACTGCCTCCAGAGATGAG CTTATGGAAGCTCTTAAAGAACAGGAAGAGATCAATTACAGATTGCGCCAGTACATGGACAAGATCATCCTAGCCATTCTAGACCACAACCCATCCATCTTGGAGATCAAAAACTGA